Proteins from one Faecalibacterium sp. I3-3-33 genomic window:
- a CDS encoding DeoR family transcriptional regulator: MNFEFMTIDTPLPPCMPFPGALTGFPVSSTAKVMYCRMLDAMLSKGQEDENGILFVCFPVTAIAAVLSRSPMTVKRSLNELETAGLIMRVRQGVGEPNRIYVLIPGKEDAALA; encoded by the coding sequence ATGAATTTTGAATTTATGACGATAGACACACCATTGCCGCCCTGTATGCCCTTTCCCGGAGCGTTGACAGGATTTCCAGTCAGCAGCACCGCAAAGGTCATGTACTGCCGGATGCTGGACGCTATGCTCTCCAAAGGTCAGGAGGACGAGAACGGAATCCTGTTTGTCTGCTTCCCTGTCACAGCCATTGCCGCAGTCCTGTCCCGCAGTCCCATGACGGTCAAGCGTTCTCTGAATGAACTGGAAACCGCCGGACTTATCATGCGGGTGCGTCAGGGCGTTGGAGAACCAAACAGGATTTATGTGCTGATACCGGGAAAGGAGGACGCTGCCCTTGCCTGA
- a CDS encoding helix-turn-helix domain-containing protein produces MKGATSIQERLWELRKDKGLNLEELSKLTGISKSALGSYEKEDFKEINHGNLITLADFYGVSVDYLLCRTENREQINTPLTELHLNDEMVALLKSGRINNRLLCELATHKDFIKFLADIEIYVDGIATMQIQNLNALVDTVRHEIIERYRPGEDDPHLKVLQAAHISDDEYFSHMVLDDLNLIIRDIREAHKKDSESAPQTTVADELKENLEAVENFKGSRDEKLVVLYCKQLGINYKNLSDEEFRWLIRILKKSKKMGTPISQRKKR; encoded by the coding sequence ATGAAAGGAGCAACAAGCATACAGGAACGCCTTTGGGAACTCCGCAAGGACAAAGGCTTAAATCTGGAAGAACTATCAAAGCTGACAGGCATTTCCAAATCAGCTCTTGGAAGTTATGAAAAAGAGGATTTTAAGGAAATCAATCATGGCAACCTTATCACGCTGGCAGACTTCTATGGGGTCTCTGTTGATTATCTACTGTGCCGGACAGAGAACAGGGAGCAGATCAACACACCATTGACGGAGCTGCATTTGAATGATGAGATGGTGGCACTGCTGAAAAGCGGTCGGATTAACAACCGTCTGCTCTGTGAGCTTGCTACACATAAAGATTTCATCAAGTTTCTTGCAGACATTGAGATTTATGTGGACGGGATTGCTACCATGCAGATTCAAAACCTCAATGCACTTGTCGATACCGTCCGGCATGAAATCATTGAACGGTATCGCCCAGGCGAAGATGACCCGCATTTGAAAGTGCTGCAAGCCGCCCATATCAGTGATGATGAGTATTTCAGTCACATGGTTCTGGATGACCTCAACCTGATTATCCGGGATATTCGGGAAGCCCACAAAAAGGACAGTGAGAGTGCGCCCCAGACCACCGTTGCCGATGAATTGAAAGAAAATCTCGAAGCAGTCGAAAATTTCAAGGGCAGCCGGGATGAAAAGCTGGTTGTCCTTTACTGCAAGCAGCTCGGTATCAACTATAAAAATCTGTCAGACGAAGAATTTCGCTGGCTGATTCGGATTCTCAAAAAATCAAAGAAAATGGGAACGCCTATCAGCCAGAGAAAAAAACGGTAA